The segment AACGAGATGGGACGCCAAAACCATTAAAATATCATATTTCCCTCACAGTTACTGTAATAAAATATGCCGCATGTTGGTGCTCACTGGGGggacactgggggggggggggggactcggTACTGTGTGCTCACCGTGCCGAGGCGCCACCGCCGCGGAGCCAGTGCAGCAGACACTGGTGAACTAAGAGGTACTGCTCCTGGGGACGGCAGAGCACGCGGGGTTAACGAGATCATTGCACATTTTGTGAGTATTTCCAGTTCATCTCGTATATTGTACTTATTCCACATCAATTAGGTACTTTTTAAAACGATTCTATATAGAAAACATAAACTTATAAATATAAAGCATTATACTAATgattaaactactaaactactttTGATACCTTCTTTTATAACGGTTAGTGAAAACATATTCAATACTTCCTCTGCAGGTGGGTCTCACTACTGGACTGACCAGGTTCTGGACCATCCACATCCGATGGAGCCTCAGATCCTCCACCGCGGCCCGGATGTCCGGCGGGATGCCCCGAGCACACAGCTGCATGAGCCACAGCGCCGTCACAAATGTGCCCGAGCGGCCGACACCTGCACTGAAGGAGgagtgactttaaaaaaaaaaagaccacccTTCTTGATTGTTACACCTTGTTTGAAAGCGGGTAACTGGGGCTGGAGGTCGGAGGTCAAACCTGCAGTGCACCACGGCCGGCCCCAGGCGGGGAGGCGCTTCCAGTTCCTGCCTCACGAGCTCCGTGAAGGCGACCAGCGAGGAGACGTCTTTCGGGATGCCGCGGTCCGGCCAGACGGGGTAGTGGTAGTGAGTGATGATCCGGTCTGTTGGACAAGctctctgaaacacaaacactctccttCAGTGGGGCCACAAGggccccctccacctcctcctcctcctcctcttcttcttcctcttcctctgattGATTACTGGTGCGGTCAGTGCACACAGcagccgtttaaaaaaaaaaagaaaaaaaaggggggggatGATGGATGCTTTCTTTTGCTCACCTGTCGGAGgttaatggtggtgatgaaatAATCTGGACCCTGCTTGCGGGTCACCGTCGTCACCTGGATCAGCCCGTGGTGAACGGTCCCTCGGTCCAGGGGCCAATACTTATCACACATCACCTGCACGAGGGTGGAAGTTACACTTTTGAGTCGGGCGGAGAGATCGACGCCACTTTTGATGCTACCGTCAGCacccggttagcttagcttagcacaaaggctgAAATCGGCGAGCCCGTCTCcgtttttatgctaagctaacgtaaATGTCGTCCCtctgtagcttcatattaaGCGGCGCACAGACACgagagtggcatcaatcttTTGTGTTAGAAGAGTCAGAAATGagcatgtaacacacacacacacatatatattcatatatttatatatcgtGATTAAAGTTGCACGATATCTTCTGCGTGTTCGATGAGATGTTTAGTGACAcggtgagaagaagaagaagaagaaaggtttTCATGTCCGACCTGGTCCTTTTGTCTCAGCGCCGTCACCATGACGACTATCCTGACGTTTTGCTCCCACACCATCCTCCAGAAGTCGGCCACGGTGTTGTGCAGAGGTCCCTGTGTGCAGATGAAGTCTCTCTCCGATTCCCCGCcctgagcgcacacacacacacacacacacacactcacacttggTGGGAAAGGCCGGGAACGAGGAGGCGAAACGAGGGGGGGCGAACGAGGGCTCTTACGGGCACGAAATTGGCGTTGATGTAGTCGG is part of the Cyclopterus lumpus isolate fCycLum1 chromosome 7, fCycLum1.pri, whole genome shotgun sequence genome and harbors:
- the LOC117733975 gene encoding receptor-type tyrosine-protein phosphatase V-like isoform X5 — protein: MRVQTVSRAQILQDLGLRCQSLAANDNRGFRQEFEELEEVGKDLPARVGDSGVNREKNRYPYILPYDHCRVRLSVQNGQPHTDYINANFVPGGESERDFICTQGPLHNTVADFWRMVWEQNVRIVVMVTALRQKDQVMCDKYWPLDRGTVHHGLIQVTTVTRKQGPDYFITTINLRQRACPTDRIITHYHYPVWPDRGIPKDVSSLVAFTELVRQELEAPPRLGPAVVHCRCRPLGHICDGAVAHAAVCSGHPAGHPGRGGGSEAPSDVDGPEPGAVPLSSPVSAALAPRRWRLGTQAAGSGSHFKY
- the LOC117733975 gene encoding receptor-type tyrosine-protein phosphatase V-like isoform X4, with translation MRVQTVSRAQILQDLGLRCQSLAANDNRGFRQEFEELEEVGKDLPARVGDSGVNREKNRYPYILPYDHCRVRLSVQNGQPHTDYINANFVPGGESERDFICTQGPLHNTVADFWRMVWEQNVRIVVMVTALRQKDQVMCDKYWPLDRGTVHHGLIQVTTVTRKQGPDYFITTINLRQRACPTDRIITHYHYPVWPDRGIPKDVSSLVAFTELVRQELEAPPRLGPAVVHCSAGVGRSGTFVTALWLMQLCARGIPPDIRAAVEDLRLHRMWMVQNLVSPVVRPTCRGRAVPLSSPVSAALAPRRWRLGTAAGSGSHFKY
- the LOC117733975 gene encoding receptor-type tyrosine-protein phosphatase V-like isoform X3, which codes for MRVQTVSRAQILQDLGLRCQSLAANDNRGFRQEFEELEEVGKDLPARVGDSGVNREKNRYPYILPYDHCRVRLSVQNGQPHTDYINANFVPGGESERDFICTQGPLHNTVADFWRMVWEQNVRIVVMVTALRQKDQVMCDKYWPLDRGTVHHGLIQVTTVTRKQGPDYFITTINLRQRACPTDRIITHYHYPVWPDRGIPKDVSSLVAFTELVRQELEAPPRLGPAVVHCSAGVGRSGTFVTALWLMQLCARGIPPDIRAAVEDLRLHRMWMVQNLVSPVVRPTCRGRAVPLSSPVSAALAPRRWRLGTQAAGSGSHFKY
- the LOC117733975 gene encoding receptor-type tyrosine-protein phosphatase V-like isoform X1; translated protein: MRVQTVSRAQILQDLGLRCQSLAANDNRGFRQEFEELEEVGKDLPARVGDSGVNREKNRYPYILPYDHCRVRLSVQNGQPHTDYINANFVPGGESERDFICTQGPLHNTVADFWRMVWEQNVRIVVMVTALRQKDQVMCDKYWPLDRGTVHHGLIQVTTVTRKQGPDYFITTINLRQRACPTDRIITHYHYPVWPDRGIPKDVSSLVAFTELVRQELEAPPRLGPAVVHCSAGVGRSGTFVTALWLMQLCARGIPPDIRAAVEDLRLHRMWMVQNLEQYLLVHQCLLHWLRGGGASARRPQAQGATSNINPHGSTGRGGHTGRRHNQQQPQQQQQQRRRQAAPGGRQQNAVQQILQPGQLLRRLLSSSRRFNPESDAL
- the LOC117733975 gene encoding receptor-type tyrosine-protein phosphatase V-like isoform X2; protein product: MRVQTVSRAQILQDLGLRCQSLAANDNRGFRQEFEELEEVGKDLPARVGDSGVNREKNRYPYILPYDHCRVRLSVQNGQPHTDYINANFVPGGESERDFICTQGPLHNTVADFWRMVWEQNVRIVVMVTALRQKDQVMCDKYWPLDRGTVHHGLIQVTTVTRKQGPDYFITTINLRQRACPTDRIITHYHYPVWPDRGIPKDVSSLVAFTELVRQELEAPPRLGPAVVHCSAGVGRSGTFVTALWLMQLCARGIPPDIRAAVEDLRLHRMWMVQNLEQYLLVHQCLLHWLRGGGASARPQAQGATSNINPHGSTGRGGHTGRRHNQQQPQQQQQQRRRQAAPGGRQQNAVQQILQPGQLLRRLLSSSRRFNPESDAL
- the LOC117733975 gene encoding receptor-type tyrosine-protein phosphatase V-like isoform X6, translating into MRVQTVSRAQILQDLGLRCQSLAANDNRGFRQEFEELEEVGKDLPARVGDSGVNREKNRYPYILPYDHCRVRLSVQNGQPHTDYINANFVPGGESERDFICTQGPLHNTVADFWRMVWEQNVRIVVMVTALRQKDQVMCDKYWPLDRGTVHHGLIQVTTVTRKQGPDYFITTINLRQRACPTDRIITHYHYPVWPDRGIPKDVSSLVAFTELVRQELEAPPRLGPAVVHCRCRPLGHICDGAVAHAAVCSGHPAGHPGRGGGSEAPSDVDGPEPGAVPLSSPVSAALAPRRWRLGTAAGSGSHFKY